From the genome of Thermanaerothrix sp., one region includes:
- the crcB gene encoding fluoride efflux transporter CrcB: MAGGVGALCRYYLASAVQRLNGGSFPWGTFAVNVVGCLLAGFLVSLFSSRMNLSPAVRNAVLVGFIGAFTTFSTFMVDTLNLVRTSHWLTGFANLIMQNLAGMGAVVLGVFAASNM, translated from the coding sequence ATGGCAGGAGGGGTTGGGGCGCTGTGCAGGTACTACTTGGCTTCCGCCGTCCAGCGTCTTAACGGCGGGTCCTTCCCCTGGGGCACCTTTGCGGTCAACGTGGTGGGCTGTCTTCTGGCGGGCTTTTTGGTGTCCCTCTTCTCCAGCCGCATGAACTTGTCCCCGGCGGTGAGAAACGCGGTGCTGGTGGGCTTCATCGGCGCCTTCACCACCTTTTCGACGTTCATGGTGGACACTTTGAACTTGGTTCGCACCTCCCATTGGCTCACCGGCTTTGCCAACCTGATTATGCAGAACCTGGCGGGCATGGGGGCGGTGGTGCTTGGGGTTTTTGCGGCAAGCAACATGTAG